Genomic DNA from Papilio machaon chromosome 14, ilPapMach1.1, whole genome shotgun sequence:
tatacaaatgattaatatgtttaaggtgatttatatgttttattctcAATTTCAGGAACAAATGGCATGCTGTGGATGTATTCTTCTGTTAAATATCATTCTAACATAAACAATCAAGTGTTTTAGGAGCAAGTATTATCAACACtaagtttaattctttttacaTAGTTAATACTGCCTGTTGTAAAATACAATTGagaatattgtattattctGAGTAAAGACTTGCAACTGAAGTCTTTGTTACTATAATTTCAATCTTCTTGATTGACTTACCGGACAGACAGTCAGCTTGTGCCTGATGTCGGAGAAAAGGAGACATCTGTCACCAAACATTCCATCatgaaaactaaacaaatcAAAGAGGAGTCGGACAAGAGTGTTGATGAAGATACAATAGAACCAAAGACTCGTGCCCGAAAGAAAGCCTCGGATATTGCTGatgaagataaaaataaacccaATCAAGATGAGAAACCTCCCAAAGAACCCAAAAAAACTGTAGGGAAACCTAAGGctgttgttaaaaaaagacCCCTTGGAATAAGGAAAACtttaagaaataagaaaattgtatCTGCTAAGGAAAAGCTGCGGAATGTTGTAAAAGTACCCGGCAAGAGAGGCAGGAAGCCTGCCGTCAAACCAATCCCTGAAACTTGTCAAGAAACCGTCCCATTGATACCTgcttctgaaattaaaaaggaaCCAATTGAAGACACTACACCTAATTCTAGGTCCTCAAGTCCTAAAACTGGCAGAAGACAAAGGCTCAGCTCTGACATGTTCATGATGAAATCTGTACTCGGTGATTCCCCAACGTCACTTGTGCTTGGGCCCCGGACCAGCCCTTACTCTATGCGTTCTGAGAGAAGCAATAGTCCATCTATgtttgaaggaaaacatttgaGAAGTAGGAAGCCAAGAGGTGCAAAGAGCAAGCTCCTCAGTGAAGTGGTAATGAAGGAACAGAAGAAGAGACGAACTGAAGGTGTGGAGGGTAATGACGAtagcaaaaaattaaaaagaggaCGCTCCTGCTCAAGGGATGGCAGCGAGTTCTCAAAATGCTCAGATGTCACGGAATCCGATGTAAGCTTGAGTGAAACACTCATAGACTCGGAGAACAAGGAGCTCAACAAAAACATAGATAAACCTAAGACTGACCTAGATGtagatattgaaaataatgtacAGATCTCGACTATTTCAAAAGTGCCTTCTCTTAACATTGACTCTAAATTGTCTGATGCCACGGGGGATGTAGAGCCTAGTTCTAATGTACAGGAAAAGGATAAGAAGAAATTGAGCTTAAAACGGACTACATCAGTAGATTCTGACAACAATAATAGTAATAGACTTaagttagaaaatttaaatgcatCAGAATTAGAAGCAAAGTTGTTGCCCAAGACTGAACAAAATACGCTTTTTGAAGAACGTAGTAGTATATTGACTAGCATGTCGAGGACATTCAATTCAAAGGAggtttctaaaaatataagaaaggCAAGACGTGGGAAGAAAGTAGCAGGAGTAGGAAGATCTAGTTGTGGTCCGGCTTCCAAAAATGGGATAAACAGCACAATAACAAATGATGCAGCTGATGATAAACATGAAACCTTGGATACTCTGTCAAAAGAAATCAACGATCTCATTAATGATCTGGATCAAAACATAGACCAGGATCAGGAAATAGCAAGCAAGGTAACAGATCAAATGCCATCCAAACCCGTTGCCAAGTTTTATGGTCTATCAAAGCCACTGGGAGATAGCAACAGTATTATTGCACCAGAAACGCCAAACAAGGATAAAGACTTAATATCACCATTAACAAATGAAATGACTCCTTCAAAAAGTGATGATAGTGATAACATACGGCTTCGATATGAGGAGGACTCTGTTGAAAAGTCAGCTGATGCCCGTAGACTTGAAATACCATACAACTGCCCCACTGTCGCCAGTATTGACAAGCTCATGGATAGACTTAAGGAGTTTGAGGAACTGGATAAGAAGAGGCAAAGGCAAGAGTCTGAATCAAAAGTAACGGATAACAAGAGTGTCATGGTGACAAATGATGTTGTGTTGATACCCAAATCCGGAGCAGACATTAAACCCCTGAAAGACATACAAACTGTACGGTCACcagaaaaaattattgaaaaagagAATGTTTTAAGTTGCTTTGAAAACAATTCAGCCATTTCTATTGTTAAAAGGGATCAAGTGAGAAAGTCCATCGATGTAGATCTGCCTAATTCGGTGACATTGATTAAGAGAAATAGTTTCAGCGCCCGCAAGGAATCCACGAGTTCAAACCATTCAAAAGAATCTGATGCAATCAGCGTTTTTGAAAAATCCTTCGGCAAAGATGTTACGCTGACTGAACTTAGAAAATCAGTAGACAAAGGATCATCTTCAGCTCAAATAGACCTGCATCAGTTTGCACTCCATCCTACCAACACCAATCAGGCTCTGGTTGGCTTAGTTTTGGATTCGAGTCAAATATCCATCACTCCTCGTGTGGTCGAACCAAAAGTAACTGGTGATCAGAAGCGTAAGTCGAGAGATTCACTTTCAAGAAAATCTTCTGAATCTGGTATTGAGAACGAAGAAAAGGTAACAACAATAGAAAAGATGAAATCACCGACAAATCAAATGAAGTCTCAAGCTATCACTATCATTCCGGCGCCAGTTGCTGTTAAATCTCCGGAGGCTGCGCAGGCGATGGAAACCGAAGTTCTTGCTCCACCATTAGATAACGTAAAACTGGTGCCCGCAAGCTTGTCCCTCGCTTCCGAAGTCGTCAACACTGCCGTGGTAGCAGACCCCGAAAATATACTAGCTAACCTAGACTCAGACATAAATAATCACAATGAGACTGAGAAAACTGAAGCCGCAACAGTTCCTGAAAACGAAACAGTCGTTCCTGACATTCCTGCAAAGGCTGAACCTCCCGTTGAAGTAAAGGAAGAAGCGAAACCAACTGTAGAACCAGTTAAACCTAAAGAGACTCCTATCAAATCTAAAGAAAGTATAACGAAAGTTGTCGATGCTAAACCAAACAGTGATTCAAGGAAATCAACTGAAAATATAACCGAAGCGGTTAAGCCTAAAAGTCCGAGAGTCAAATCGGCGCGTAATTCTATAGAGAGCCAAGCCGGTCCCAGCAACATGATTCTGGAAACTCCCGAGAGTCAGAAGCGAAAAGAGAACGTGCTACGTACACTCGGCCTGCTCACACACAAGGCCGCTAACGAGGCAAAGATAGAGAAGGCGAAAGAGAAGGAGCGTATCTACGGCTCTAACTACTGCAGCTTAATGGGTAGTAAGAATAAATCCAAATCCGGCGACTACACGGGCACGCTGAAGACTGTGATCAAACTGCCGCGTAACACtggagagagagagagaaaaagACAGAAGACGTCTCTGAAGATGACCTTCCAGAAGACCAAGCCGCGGTCAGGCAAGGTAGCAGTAGAGGTCGGTGAGGCGGCCGGCGAGGACCACTACACCGTGGAGAGACGAGAGGTGAGACTCAATTTTGTAATACCTATTTATTTCAGGACTTTTATGTGActatttaatgatatttgtcagcttatttttactattattatattactttgtaCTCATAGTAATTGGAAGTTAGGGATTtcgtgttttgtttattgaatctatagaaaaatataaaagctcCCGCTAAGCTTTTAAGTTCAATTTcatttactattaataaatagtgcAATAGCATGTAAAATTAACAccttttgttatctttttcaagtttttttactatagACTGTATGAAACAAAgagttaaaaaagaattttaaatagttttttattccgcagGGCGGCGCCGGTGCGACGTCAGATGGTGGGCACAGAAAGTCACATTACAGTAATCGGCTTAACAACCATGGTGTGTGGAGATCTACACTCACCCCCACAATGTAACACGGAGCTAAACAAACGGGAGGAAAACTTACcctcttaaattttataagggGTATATTTTCATCTCAGTAAAAAAGTAACTGGCTCTTGTCTAATAATTATcaagattataaattaaaatatttcctagCTCCCTGTTACattgtttaagaaataaagtcaAGTTTGATTGGTTAATATTTTGATGTGTTGccatactaaataaattgactCAAGAAAATCTCTATGaacattatataaagtaataatatttcaacttaATCCAACTTGACAGcgcttttattaataatacactaattatattaaacataattaatatatgttttaaatttaaaaacataattttaggcATGTCTAATATTATTTGGTTCATGGTGTCTGGTAAATTGCTTTTtaactacaattttataatttaaaaaacatacctaattctttttaaatataggaacgtttaaaaaatatttccttgaaagtttttttctaaacgACATGAACTTCATGAAGTAATACTGTTTTGTACAGATACAGAAACGGTGCCAGAACCGGAACCAGCCAAGGACACTCCCAACCTGGTGATACCTGAAAAGGCGTCATCTTTCAGCATCCATCCTGACCGCCTTTGTTTAGACCAGTGCTTTTACTGCGGAGGAAAGTTCGGCCTGTTTGACACACCCTGTCACATCGCACAAATGAAGAGCACAGAACGACAGAGAAAAGTTCTAGacagtatgtattttttaatgttatatgtcTAATTGACATCGTGTTTTGTGAGTTTGAgtgtatttttctatttgattAGCTGACTGGCGGATACATCCAGGTAAGTTAAAGTTCCCTTGTAATCATTTTCTTTCCATGTTTAGCTAATTCTAATACGAAACTAAATGATGTCAATTTATCTAATAGTAAAACCATAGAACGTTGTTTCAATTCAAATCTGAACTATTTTTACTATGGCAAAATTTTTCCAATAGAACACTTTTTCTGACAtaacttcttcttctttttcttcttttaattaatactggACTCCATCGTAACTTCGATGATTTAAGACATAACTTATTTTAGTTATACTTGTTATTCAATATAACTCCACTTTACCTCACAATTTcctcataattatttaaaaatagctgaggcagaattaaaataatgctaaataagtagcctatatgtttttccagactacatctatgccaaatttcatttagatccgttgaggcgttctggagatatcttcaaacatccattcatccatctaaatattcacatttgtaatattagtaagtttaatGGTCGCAATTTATGGACTTTGATATTCCTCTGTCTATTTAATTTCGgtgttgattaaaaaaaaataggcatTTATAGACATAAACTTGTCTATGGTTTCTAAAAATGATGTCACAGAAATCAAACAGTCATTTGtcttaaaatattgtcatttatttttgtacatgataatattatttttaagttgtttCAATTTTGCAGACGAGGAGAAGCTTACCATAGACAGTTGTCTATGCGACGCGTGTTATAGACACGTGGACAGACGCGCCAACTGCCCTTCGTACCGCAAGAGACCGCTTGTGAAGCCACTCACACCGCAGCTGCCCACACAACCTGAGAATGTGTAAGTGTTTTTAAGGCATTTCTGAATTTTAAGGAAGTTTTCTTTACACCTACTTTTGTACATATGAAGTAAAAGAATAtgccattataaaaaaaaaaacaatacttcCAGCAATGAAAATCCTCTCAGTCCAACGGAGGATGACAGTTCAGAGGAGACGAAGTTGCTACGCGAGGTTCGAACCGCAACCTGCCATACGGCGGGCTGTGGCGCCGGCGCCGAGCACTCGGTGCGCAGGAAGTGGCTCATCAAGATGCGCTCCAGTGTCAATAAACTGGTATGCAAATGATGACaactatacaaaattaatgtagTCTGTGCTTGCCAATTTTAACCAACAATGTAGTTTATACTTGCCAACTTTAACAATGTAGTTTATACTTGCCTACTTTAACTAACAACGTAGTTTATACTCGCCAACTTTAACTAACAATGTAGTTTATACTTGCCAATTTTAACTAACAATGTAGTTTATACTTGCCAACTTTAACAATGTCGTTTTTACTTGCCAACTTTAACTAAGAATGTAGTTTATACTTGCCAATTTTAACAATGTAGTTTATACTTGCCAACtttaacaatgtaatttttacttGCCAACATTAACTAACAATGTAGTTTATACTTGCCAACtttaacaatgtaatttttacttGCCAACTTTAACTAACAATGTAGTTTATACTTGCCAATTTTAACTAACAATGTAGTTTATACTTGCCAACTTTAACAATGTAGTTTTTACTTGCCAACTTTAACTAACAATGTAGTTTTTACTTGCCAACTTTAACTAACAATGTAGTTTATACTTGCCAACTTTAACTAATGATGTAGTTTATATTTGCCTATATATTCATATAGTGTAGCTTAGGAAAATGTACCTTATTTCCATTGTATTACAGTTGAAACTGGAGTGCGACTACCCGGGACTGCACACGATACCTCTGTGCGCGGAGCACTACCGCACTCTGGCGCCGCTAATGGCGTGCGTACTGTGCCGCCGCCGCATCACAAAACATCACAATGTACACTTCATACATCATGTAAGTGATCATAATAATTTCAGAACAGAGCATCGGAGACAACCTTAACTATGGCTGACTTGTTTCCTTCAATCAACTCCTCAGGGCTATTTGGAATTGAACCCGTACTTGAAAGAGGCGGGTGTACCTGTGCAGTTCACTGAGCGGCCGGTGCTGTGCAAAATGTGCCGCAACTACTGCGCACTGCTCACCCGACCTGGGCACAATGACAAGTACGCTCAGGCCTGCAGGCGAAGGTATACTGACCAAAATactgatgttttattttaaatgatctgCAATATTCAGACGCAACAGTTAATTAGTAGTtagtaaagttataataagTGATATTTTGGTCACTGTAAGCGATGTCTCTTTCAGCTGATTTTTACCGTAGTTTGCTTTTGTCTTAATGCATAAATATTTCCTTCATTCATACAACAATAACATTGATAATATATGCATtctgaaaagtaaaaaaaatcttatttatttcagattactacaaatatacaatatagaaCTGCCACCGGAATTGGAACATGAAGTAGAGAATACTTTAATACTAGAAGACAGTGGTTTGGGCAAACAGAAGAAGAAAGCAAGAACCAAATCCAAGCAAAGAAAGTCCTCGGAACCAGACAAGCCCGACAGCGAGTCTAGTGAAAGAGCAACAGAGAGCTCGCCAGAGAAAGAGAAGGAAAAAGAAGTAGAAGAACCCAAAAGCACACCCCCCATAGAAGAAGATATAGAAAGTCTCATATCATCAAATAAAATCCCCGTCCCTGGCGCAACGAAACAACCAGAGGAACCTCCGAGCGATGGTTCAGAAAGCGAAGCTGTCTTCGACTGTGATGCTCCCATTATACCTTTAGACAAACGGACAGAACTGCAATAtctattacaaaaacaaaataatcccAAACAATTTATACAGAAACCTCCGAATTTAACACAAAAGCAAAAGAATATACTCAAAGTTCACAATCCCGGAGTACAGAAACCCGGCTaccagaataaaattaatgataaaaactCCAAAAGATTACACAAAATTGGACAGATATTCGCTCATAAGGAGAAACCCACCGGCGATGTTGAAATGCTTGAAGCGGAAAAGCCGAAAGAAATTACTAtactcaaaaatatttctctcaATGACGAGTGCACGATAGAAACTATACCAAACAAAAAACCCGCCGACATCAATACACTTAAAAACAAATGGCAGATGTCCGAAAGTTTTACACAAGTTAAAAAGAATTTGAGCGAACTGTCTAAGAAGTTGTCAGTTGACAAAGAACCAAAGAAAACATCTGACATGAAATACTCGAACCCGGTCAAAAGATTGGAAACAAATCCCTCTATATCTGTCAGAGAATTATTCCCGGGAGAAGAAGAAATGAATTTACAATGCAATATAGAGTTTAACAATGTCAAAGGCGTAACACCAGAAGGTTGggaaaaatgtaatacaatGATTCAATACGACGTTGAGACTAAAAAACTCTGGAACGAGCTCCAAAGACCTTACGGCAACCAATCGAGTTTTCTCCGTCACTTGATTCTATTAGAAAAGTACTTCAGGAACGGTGATTTAGTACTGTCACATAACGCGTCACCGAACGCGACAAATTACAGTGATTCAGTGCAAAGTAGACTACGATCATACGACAACGTAGCCGAACCCCCAAAGAGAACGGAACCTGCTATAAGCCTGTTAGAGTTCCGTAAAAAACCTTCAGTGAACGGGAAGAGTCTTCTCAAATCCAATCACGGCGCAGAAGATAAAGACCCAAAGAAGTTTATGCCACCCCCTGTGGTGCCAAAGCCGAAATCTAAGAGCGAGAAACCCAAATTAAAACC
This window encodes:
- the LOC106710131 gene encoding uncharacterized protein LOC106710131 isoform X1, which produces MKTKQIKEESDKSVDEDTIEPKTRARKKASDIADEDKNKPNQDEKPPKEPKKTVGKPKAVVKKRPLGIRKTLRNKKIVSAKEKLRNVVKVPGKRGRKPAVKPIPETCQETVPLIPASEIKKEPIEDTTPNSRSSSPKTGRRQRLSSDMFMMKSVLGDSPTSLVLGPRTSPYSMRSERSNSPSMFEGKHLRSRKPRGAKSKLLSEVVMKEQKKRRTEGVEGNDDSKKLKRGRSCSRDGSEFSKCSDVTESDVSLSETLIDSENKELNKNIDKPKTDLDVDIENNVQISTISKVPSLNIDSKLSDATGDVEPSSNVQEKDKKKLSLKRTTSVDSDNNNSNRLKLENLNASELEAKLLPKTEQNTLFEERSSILTSMSRTFNSKEVSKNIRKARRGKKVAGVGRSSCGPASKNGINSTITNDAADDKHETLDTLSKEINDLINDLDQNIDQDQEIASKVTDQMPSKPVAKFYGLSKPLGDSNSIIAPETPNKDKDLISPLTNEMTPSKSDDSDNIRLRYEEDSVEKSADARRLEIPYNCPTVASIDKLMDRLKEFEELDKKRQRQESESKVTDNKSVMVTNDVVLIPKSGADIKPLKDIQTVRSPEKIIEKENVLSCFENNSAISIVKRDQVRKSIDVDLPNSVTLIKRNSFSARKESTSSNHSKESDAISVFEKSFGKDVTLTELRKSVDKGSSSAQIDLHQFALHPTNTNQALVGLVLDSSQISITPRVVEPKVTGDQKRKSRDSLSRKSSESGIENEEKVTTIEKMKSPTNQMKSQAITIIPAPVAVKSPEAAQAMETEVLAPPLDNVKLVPASLSLASEVVNTAVVADPENILANLDSDINNHNETEKTEAATVPENETVVPDIPAKAEPPVEVKEEAKPTVEPVKPKETPIKSKESITKVVDAKPNSDSRKSTENITEAVKPKSPRVKSARNSIESQAGPSNMILETPESQKRKENVLRTLGLLTHKAANEAKIEKAKEKERIYGSNYCSLMGSKNKSKSGDYTGTLKTVIKLPRNTGERERKRQKTSLKMTFQKTKPRSGKVAVEVGEAAGEDHYTVERREGGAGATSDGGHRKSHYSNRLNNHDTETVPEPEPAKDTPNLVIPEKASSFSIHPDRLCLDQCFYCGGKFGLFDTPCHIAQMKSTERQRKVLDNEEKLTIDSCLCDACYRHVDRRANCPSYRKRPLVKPLTPQLPTQPENVNENPLSPTEDDSSEETKLLREVRTATCHTAGCGAGAEHSVRRKWLIKMRSSVNKLLKLECDYPGLHTIPLCAEHYRTLAPLMACVLCRRRITKHHNVHFIHHGYLELNPYLKEAGVPVQFTERPVLCKMCRNYCALLTRPGHNDKYAQACRRRLLQIYNIELPPELEHEVENTLILEDSGLGKQKKKARTKSKQRKSSEPDKPDSESSERATESSPEKEKEKEVEEPKSTPPIEEDIESLISSNKIPVPGATKQPEEPPSDGSESEAVFDCDAPIIPLDKRTELQYLLQKQNNPKQFIQKPPNLTQKQKNILKVHNPGVQKPGYQNKINDKNSKRLHKIGQIFAHKEKPTGDVEMLEAEKPKEITILKNISLNDECTIETIPNKKPADINTLKNKWQMSESFTQVKKNLSELSKKLSVDKEPKKTSDMKYSNPVKRLETNPSISVRELFPGEEEMNLQCNIEFNNVKGVTPEGWEKCNTMIQYDVETKKLWNELQRPYGNQSSFLRHLILLEKYFRNGDLVLSHNASPNATNYSDSVQSRLRSYDNVAEPPKRTEPAISLLEFRKKPSVNGKSLLKSNHGAEDKDPKKFMPPPVVPKPKSKSEKPKLKPLPPELIAINTPNAQGRKAIQNVLHNIQQLVKGVSAADPTEVAAAPLPPTPKFEPPKEKKESLPKPDTPKKTKTTSKPWRPTLMPITQENLARIAREPTQVAVDGRTLPSLVQVMSSGKRYHITLQDYNKMCIMRREKLQQLQDGDCKPKKEDTTIVTEVQTSSMLGNGGTVLQNIPAEEEKKESDLQISANAANILKNVGLKNITIAPIPPKTATVTSQTLSPVVTSPSLLMTSTPIKIPQLGPAVSITSETVLTPTLPIMTTNMVLPKIPKSLTVIPQTVAQPLAIPVATLAPTVAVSTDQRP
- the LOC106710131 gene encoding uncharacterized protein LOC106710131 isoform X2 gives rise to the protein MKTKQIKEESDKSVDEDTIEPKTRARKKASDIADEDKNKPNQDEKPPKEPKKTVGKPKAVVKKRPLGIRKTLRNKKIVSAKEKLRNVVKVPGKRGRKPAVKPIPETCQETVPLIPASEIKKEPIEDTTPNSRSSSPKTGRRQRLSSDMFMMKSVLGDSPTSLVLGPRTSPYSMRSERSNSPSMFEGKHLRSRKPRGAKSKLLSEVVMKEQKKRRTEGVEGNDDSKKLKRGRSCSRDGSEFSKCSDVTESDVSLSETLIDSENKELNKNIDKPKTDLDVDIENNVQISTISKVPSLNIDSKLSDATGDVEPSSNVQEKDKKKLSLKRTTSVDSDNNNSNRLKLENLNASELEAKLLPKTEQNTLFEERSSILTSMSRTFNSKEVSKNIRKARRGKKVAGVGRSSCGPASKNGINSTITNDAADDKHETLDTLSKEINDLINDLDQNIDQDQEIASKVTDQMPSKPVAKFYGLSKPLGDSNSIIAPETPNKDKDLISPLTNEMTPSKSDDSDNIRLRYEEDSVEKSADARRLEIPYNCPTVASIDKLMDRLKEFEELDKKRQRQESESKVTDNKSVMVTNDVVLIPKSGADIKPLKDIQTVRSPEKIIEKENVLSCFENNSAISIVKRDQVRKSIDVDLPNSVTLIKRNSFSARKESTSSNHSKESDAISVFEKSFGKDVTLTELRKSVDKGSSSAQIDLHQFALHPTNTNQALVGLVLDSSQISITPRVVEPKVTGDQKRKSRDSLSRKSSESGIENEEKVTTIEKMKSPTNQMKSQAITIIPAPVAVKSPEAAQAMETEVLAPPLDNVKLVPASLSLASEVVNTAVVADPENILANLDSDINNHNETEKTEAATVPENETVVPDIPAKAEPPVEVKEEAKPTVEPVKPKETPIKSKESITKVVDAKPNSDSRKSTENITEAVKPKSPRVKSARNSIESQAGPSNMILETPESQKRKENVLRTLGLLTHKAANEAKIEKAKEKERIYGSNYCSLMGSKNKSKSGDYTGTLKTVIKLPRNTGERERKRQKTSLKMTFQKTKPRSGKVAVEVGEAAGEDHYTVERREGGAGATSDDTETVPEPEPAKDTPNLVIPEKASSFSIHPDRLCLDQCFYCGGKFGLFDTPCHIAQMKSTERQRKVLDNEEKLTIDSCLCDACYRHVDRRANCPSYRKRPLVKPLTPQLPTQPENVNENPLSPTEDDSSEETKLLREVRTATCHTAGCGAGAEHSVRRKWLIKMRSSVNKLLKLECDYPGLHTIPLCAEHYRTLAPLMACVLCRRRITKHHNVHFIHHGYLELNPYLKEAGVPVQFTERPVLCKMCRNYCALLTRPGHNDKYAQACRRRLLQIYNIELPPELEHEVENTLILEDSGLGKQKKKARTKSKQRKSSEPDKPDSESSERATESSPEKEKEKEVEEPKSTPPIEEDIESLISSNKIPVPGATKQPEEPPSDGSESEAVFDCDAPIIPLDKRTELQYLLQKQNNPKQFIQKPPNLTQKQKNILKVHNPGVQKPGYQNKINDKNSKRLHKIGQIFAHKEKPTGDVEMLEAEKPKEITILKNISLNDECTIETIPNKKPADINTLKNKWQMSESFTQVKKNLSELSKKLSVDKEPKKTSDMKYSNPVKRLETNPSISVRELFPGEEEMNLQCNIEFNNVKGVTPEGWEKCNTMIQYDVETKKLWNELQRPYGNQSSFLRHLILLEKYFRNGDLVLSHNASPNATNYSDSVQSRLRSYDNVAEPPKRTEPAISLLEFRKKPSVNGKSLLKSNHGAEDKDPKKFMPPPVVPKPKSKSEKPKLKPLPPELIAINTPNAQGRKAIQNVLHNIQQLVKGVSAADPTEVAAAPLPPTPKFEPPKEKKESLPKPDTPKKTKTTSKPWRPTLMPITQENLARIAREPTQVAVDGRTLPSLVQVMSSGKRYHITLQDYNKMCIMRREKLQQLQDGDCKPKKEDTTIVTEVQTSSMLGNGGTVLQNIPAEEEKKESDLQISANAANILKNVGLKNITIAPIPPKTATVTSQTLSPVVTSPSLLMTSTPIKIPQLGPAVSITSETVLTPTLPIMTTNMVLPKIPKSLTVIPQTVAQPLAIPVATLAPTVAVSTDQRP